In the Pedobacter cryoconitis genome, GCTGAAAAAGGTTATGAAGCTATTGATACTTCCAGGTATAAATCCACGCGTGGTTATCTGAAAGTTCATTGGTGAGACTCTGTTGCGTGAAAAATTAGCCGCGCTAGCCACCGCTGTTTATTGATTGCACATTACTAATAACTAAGTTATACTACATTCTTCCAGTAAATCCAATATAGGTAGTAGTAATTTACCTTTTTCAGTATTCCTTATTTATCGCATCAGATGAATTCTCTTTTTTCATATGAACTTCTTTTTTTGAGTAACTCTCAAATTAGTGAACATAACAATCACTTTAAGGGGTCATTTACCTTTACAAAATACTTATAACAAAGATGAAAAACAGTAGTATGAAAGGAACTCGGGGTCAGAAGCTGGTGATGGTTAATAGCTAAAGAGATTAAATATATCGAGTGTAATAGCATATCTTAAGCTCTGATAATACCCGTAAGGGTATTATCAGAGCTTAATTTGTGTTTTTTATACCCATACGGGTATAAAATGAACAATTATCGTTATATTGTACCCGTAGGGGTATTATTATGGAGTCAATTATTGCATTTATTAAAGAATCCAGAAAAAAAAATGGTCTTTCTCAAGAAGAATTGGCTTTTAAGGCTGGTGTTGGGTTACGATTTTTACGTGAACTGGAAAGAGGAAAAACAACCGTTCAGCTTGATAAAGTGAATAATGTATTGAACATGTTTGGCAAACAAGTGGGCGTAATTGATAAAGAGCCGGGTCATGACGAATAAAGCAAAGATATTTTATAATGAGGCGCTTGCCGGCTCTCTTGAAAAGAATGATGACGGCTATAGTTTCATCTATGATGACGTTTACTTAAAAAGTAAAGATTCAAAACCTGTAAGTCAAACGTTGCCTCTCCGCCCTCATCCTTATACCAGTCGTGTTCTTTTCTCATTTTTTGACGGATTGATACCGGAAGGATGGTTATTAAATATTGCAAGCAAACACTGGAAAATTAAAGGAACAGACCGTTTTGAATTGTTAATTACCCTTTGCAGAGATACTATAGGCGCAGTGACCGTACTGCCAAATGAAGAGGAGGATGTAAATGGCTAATTGTTTATTTTGTTATAGGCCAGTTGAATCAGGATTAGCTTACCATGCCAGCTGTTGTAAAAAGTTTTTCGGGATAGAAAAATTGCCAGAATTAAAACTGGATAAAGAACTGCTGGACAAACTTGCAGAAGAGACCGTAAATAAGCGCATCGCAGTAACAGGCGTTCAGCCCAAGCTTTCTCTCGATCTGGAAAGTATTGAAGTCGGAAAAAGATTAACTATAGTAGGTCTTTGGGGAAGATATATACTGAAACCTCAGAATGCGGAACTTGCCCAAATGCCTGAAGTAGAAGATCTCACCATGCATCTGGCTAAGTTATTCAGGATCCGGACCTGCGAACATTGCCTGATACCGACTGCGGATGGTAGGCTAGCTTATGTGGCCAAAAGATTCGACAGGAAAGATAACGCAAAGATTCATATGGAAGACTTTTGCCAGCTGGGTGGATTTCAAACGGAGCAGAAATATGATAGTTCTTATGAGCGGTGTGGTAAACTAATTAACCTTTATTGCACTAATAAGGGATTGGATCTATTCAGCTATTTTGAACTCCTGGTATTTTCTTTCCTGAGTGGGAACAGTGACATGCACATGAAAAATTTTGCCATCTTGTATCCAGGAAACGAGATTGTATTTTCACCTGCGTATGACTTGGTTAACAGCGCACTGGTATTTCCAAAAGACAAAGACGATATGGCAATGCTACTTAGCGGCAAGAAAAGAAATATTAAACTTAAGGATTTCCAAAATCTTGCAAGTTCACTCGGATTAAGTACAAAAATTTTTACCAGGATCATAAATAAGTTAACAGGTAAGGAGGTTGAAGTTTTTGATTTAATCGACAGGTCTTTTTTATCGAAGGAATACAAAGCTCAGTATAAGAAGATATGGTTGGAGCGGACTGCGAGATTGCATTGAGGATTTAACGACATTTCAAATAGAATGAAATTAAGAATTAGCAATTTGCAAGAAATGCATATTGCTAATTCTGACCAACCAGTAACACTTTTTAGCTACAGGAAAATATTACTCTTATTCAAACACAGCCTGAATCTCTACAGCTGAATTCATCGGTAGTGAAGATGCACAGGAAGCAGTATTTCCCTGAAGAATAGTTTTATCCCGGATCTGAGGTTTCTGCCAAAGGATTCCTGTTCCAGTCTATCTTAGCCGATAAATACATCAGCGCAGCTACGATAATAAATAAGCCAACACTTCCGAATAACAAAGCCACGTCCTGTAATTGGATGATCACGTAAACAAATCCGTAGAAAATAGTCAGGATCCCTACAAATATCATCGCGGGTTTCCTGTTCTTCAATAAAGCTGCGATAAAACTACCAATCAGCGAAACCGTCGCAACCGAAGCAATGAGGTAAGCAAGATTAAAACCAACGCGCTCACTAAATGAGAGCAATAACGTATAGTAAATAATCATTGCTGCACCAATCAGCACATATTGTAAAAGATGTACCTTTCTTTTGTTCAGCAACTCTGTGAAAAACAGAGAAATGAAAGTCAGCATAATGATTAGAATTGAATATTTACCCGAACGCATAGTCTTTTGATACTGATCAACAGGAAGAATGAACTGGACACCAAAAGAGCCATCTTTTAAAGGTGACTGTACCGAAGTTTCCTGCATTGGATTTTCTTTAATTGCAGGAACGTTAACCAGCGTTGTATTTTCATTAATCCACTGCTGAGAGAATGGTCTGTTAAAATAGGGCATTTTCCAGGTTGCTGAAAATGCATTAGCCGATACATTGCGCTGTTCAGGAAGATAACGTCCTGTAAATTTCGGATTGCCCCAGCTTCCGTCAATTTTCACGGTTGTGCTCTTTCCAATATGGAGGAAACTCAGCTCATTACTGCCTCTTAAATCCAGGTCAAAACTGAAATCCAATGCTGTGTTTTTACCCGCACTCAGATCAGGCTGAATAATCAGGTTATTCGTAAATAAAGAAAGTGTAGTGAAATCTGGCTCCACAGCATAATCTTTACCTGCTAATTTAATAACCGGATTGTTTTTTAAACCTTTCAGATCGCTTAACCCAATAGCTACCTTTGCCTTATCCCATTGAACCATATCGGGGTTAATACCAGACTTTCTCAATTCCATCGCACTGAATTTTCCATTTACCCTGATCTTTGAATTGTAAACCACCGCATCAAATATTCCGCGATGCAGCAATTGCGGTTCTGCTTTCCCAGTAATATTCAAGGTCTCGGGCATGATGTAGATATTGGTTAACACTTCTTTTGTAGTCACCTTTCCTGCACTGTCCTTGTGGTTAACTGTGGTTTTGTAAGGAATGACTAAAATCGGGCCCTCCACCAATTGACTCCCAGACCACTTATCTGATATTTCATTGTTCACTTCTTGTTGTCTGGCCTGTCTTTCTACAATCAAATTCTGAACCAGGCTCGAAGGAATGAGCAGGAGCAAAGTTAAAACGCCTATAAGACATAACTTTACGATCACGGATTCCGAGAACCAAGTTCTGAATCCATTGTTTTGTTTTTCTTGTTGATAGTTCATATTGATGGTTTAAAAGTACTTTGAAATTCAAAGTATA is a window encoding:
- a CDS encoding helix-turn-helix domain-containing protein, with the protein product MESIIAFIKESRKKNGLSQEELAFKAGVGLRFLRELERGKTTVQLDKVNNVLNMFGKQVGVIDKEPGHDE
- a CDS encoding HipA N-terminal domain-containing protein, whose translation is MTNKAKIFYNEALAGSLEKNDDGYSFIYDDVYLKSKDSKPVSQTLPLRPHPYTSRVLFSFFDGLIPEGWLLNIASKHWKIKGTDRFELLITLCRDTIGAVTVLPNEEEDVNG
- a CDS encoding HipA domain-containing protein, which translates into the protein MPELKLDKELLDKLAEETVNKRIAVTGVQPKLSLDLESIEVGKRLTIVGLWGRYILKPQNAELAQMPEVEDLTMHLAKLFRIRTCEHCLIPTADGRLAYVAKRFDRKDNAKIHMEDFCQLGGFQTEQKYDSSYERCGKLINLYCTNKGLDLFSYFELLVFSFLSGNSDMHMKNFAILYPGNEIVFSPAYDLVNSALVFPKDKDDMAMLLSGKKRNIKLKDFQNLASSLGLSTKIFTRIINKLTGKEVEVFDLIDRSFLSKEYKAQYKKIWLERTARLH
- the creD gene encoding cell envelope integrity protein CreD — translated: MNYQQEKQNNGFRTWFSESVIVKLCLIGVLTLLLLIPSSLVQNLIVERQARQQEVNNEISDKWSGSQLVEGPILVIPYKTTVNHKDSAGKVTTKEVLTNIYIMPETLNITGKAEPQLLHRGIFDAVVYNSKIRVNGKFSAMELRKSGINPDMVQWDKAKVAIGLSDLKGLKNNPVIKLAGKDYAVEPDFTTLSLFTNNLIIQPDLSAGKNTALDFSFDLDLRGSNELSFLHIGKSTTVKIDGSWGNPKFTGRYLPEQRNVSANAFSATWKMPYFNRPFSQQWINENTTLVNVPAIKENPMQETSVQSPLKDGSFGVQFILPVDQYQKTMRSGKYSILIIMLTFISLFFTELLNKRKVHLLQYVLIGAAMIIYYTLLLSFSERVGFNLAYLIASVATVSLIGSFIAALLKNRKPAMIFVGILTIFYGFVYVIIQLQDVALLFGSVGLFIIVAALMYLSAKIDWNRNPLAETSDPG